The Primulina eburnea isolate SZY01 chromosome 13, ASM2296580v1, whole genome shotgun sequence genome includes a region encoding these proteins:
- the LOC140810619 gene encoding transcription factor MYB48-like, whose translation MSPPLLHYNHKLLVTQKSMKRDSRYSQKEEGKMERDEMRKGPWTEEEDVQLVLYVNLFGDRRWDFIANVSGLKRSGKSCRLRWVNYLHPGLKRGKMSPHEERLVLELHSKWGNRWSRIAQKLPGRTDNEIKNYWRTYMRKEAQQKKKKSSRSPSSPSSSSSSSSSSNSPTVEFPQVTETNGRSFFDTGGLELVNQVPGEKKTGGETEESSNVYSMDEILRNLEFAEETCNLTAQEMASSTCDYYPIDSLWSIDIEEETKMLMQPMGGHDLLNSFPYYYNNYYTNG comes from the exons ATGTCACCACCACTCCTCCATTACAATCACAAACTTCTGGTGACTCAGAAAAGCATGAAAAGAGACAGCAGATACAGTCAAAAAGAAGAAGGAAAAATGGAGAGAGATGAAATGAGAAAAGGGCCTTGGACTGAAGAAGAAGATGTCCAGCTAGTATTGTACGTGAACTTGTTCGGTGATCGGCGATGGGATTTTATCGCGAATGTTTCAG GTTTGAAAAGAAGTGGGAAAAGTTGCAGGTTGCGCTGGGTTAATTACTTGCATCCTGGCCTCAAAAGGGGAAAGATGTCCCCTCATGAAGAGCGCCTTGTTCTTGAACTTCACTCCAAATGGGGAAACAG ATGGTCGAGAATTGCACAGAAATTACCCGGTCGCACCGATAACGAAATCAAGAACTACTGGAGGACATACATGAGGAAAGAAGCTcagcagaagaagaagaaatcgtCCAGGTCTCCATCATCACCatcatcttcatcttcttcatctTCATCCTCGAACAGCCCGACCGTGGAATTCCCTCAGGTCACCGAGACAAATGGACGTAGCTTCTTCGACACCGGAGGGTTGGAGTTGGTTAATCAGGTGCCTGGAGAAAAGAAAACTGGAGGGGAGACAGAAGAAAGTAGCAACGTTTATTCCATGGATGAGATATTGAGAAACCTCGAGTTTGCTGAAGAGACTTGCAACCTCACAGCTCAGGAAATGGCTTCATCCACATGTGATTATTACCCAATTGACTCCTTGTGGTCCATTGACATCGAAGAAGAAACCAAGATGCTGATGCAGCCAATGGGAGGCCATGATCTTCTCAATTCTTTTCCTTATTATTACAACAATTATTACACAAATGGCTAG